In the Azospirillum humicireducens genome, GGGCTGACCGCCTTCGCCCTGCATCTGGTCAAGGCCCTGCTGAACGAGGAGACGACCGGCACCGTCCGCATCCTGATCTCCGAAGGCGACCGCGTGCCGGACATCGCCGAGGCCTTCTTCCGCATCGGCCCGGAAAACGCCATCCGCCGCCTTGCCGAGTATCTGCAACGCCTGTCGGACAGCGGCACCCTGAAGATCGAGGATCCGGCCGTAGCCGCCCAGGCCTTCCTCGGCATGGTCACCGGCAACCTGCTGATGCGCCGCCTGATCCTGCCACAGAGCGCGCCGACCATCCCCAACCTCGACCGCTATGTCCGGCAGGCGGTGCGGCTGTTCCTGAGCGGCGCCCATGCATCGGGAACCACCAATCCCGGATGAGACACGGCTGCGGTCAGATCGTCTCCGCCGCCTCCCCTACCGCGCGGTTGCGGTCGGCCTTGTTCAGTGGTGCAGCGATCTCCTCAAGCCCCTTGCCATCGGCATCGACGCCATAGACCAGGGCCACCACGCAACCGAACATCATCACCACCGACCCCAGCCATAGCCCCAGACCGAGATCGAATTCGCCAAGTCGGTCGCCAACCGCGTGATCTTCATGGACCTCGACGAAATCGTCGAGCAAAACACGCCGGAGGAGGTCCTCACCGCCCCGAAATCGGAGCGGACACGGAGCTTCCTCGGCCAGATTTTGGCTCACTCCAGGACCTCTCGTTCCACCAAGGACAGTCGTGATGAAGCCAGAAATCCTCCTCGTCGAACCCATGATGCCCGCCATCGAACAGGCGCTGGACGCGGCCTATACCGTCCACCGCCTGTCGGCGGCACCCGACCGCGGCCGACTGATCGCCGAACTGGCCGACCGGGTGCGTGCCGTCGTCACCGGCGGCGGAACCGGCGTGAAGAACACGGTGGTCGATGCCCTGCCCAAGCTGGGGATCGTCGCCATCAACGGCGTCGGCACCGATGCGGTCGACCTGGAGCATTGTCGCGGCCGCGGCGTGCGCGTCACCAACACGCCCGACGTGCTGACCGACGACGTGGCGGATCTCGCCA is a window encoding:
- a CDS encoding TetR/AcrR family transcriptional regulator; this encodes MTNSSHKADAAAGTIAGPATCGPRGLARRQAILTAARRLFIEKGFEKTTLSDIIAVAGGSRATLYEHFGDKEGLFRAIMEEDNAMILAGLAPAQADDRVTPEAGLTAFALHLVKALLNEETTGTVRILISEGDRVPDIAEAFFRIGPENAIRRLAEYLQRLSDSGTLKIEDPAVAAQAFLGMVTGNLLMRRLILPQSAPTIPNLDRYVRQAVRLFLSGAHASGTTNPG